The Platichthys flesus chromosome 8, fPlaFle2.1, whole genome shotgun sequence genome has a window encoding:
- the neil3 gene encoding endonuclease 8-like 3 — protein MVEGPGCTLNGEKIRSKVKRGQKVREFRGSLTKTAARNSGGHVFLGFVGCVFSGVQTLGKELFMHFGPRALRVHFGMNGSMRINPAERKERTGSAPVLEIHLTNDVVCFFDSTVEIRLTEDCEQRVRTMESLDVCSSKFSFSQSEKAVRSQSSRRLCDVLIDQAVMPGVGNIIKNEALFDSGLHPGVKVQQLADEQIHHLVKMTRDFTLLFYKCRKSGSALNKHYKVYKRPQCGQCFHVITVCRLGDNGRMTYFCEHCQTGNPSRVDISKLPVRNSLIEWAYNKTAGDNVAKKEEEDWACQLCTLINQPAAKACDACLTPRPEVHKDHVSTEAAPFATDLIKYPCNAFKKPQEELKINWRSGLGTSTLVFSDLSEKPKPVNSPLSPAGSHSNSLAAKRGLNKYRVCQGTPSPNYASGGWQKQNAELSNGEALASYSQPSKKMRIDHSPFPSNNAQNGTPHSGSRKTGAASSGSSVSSRPSVPCCASHGRPAVLRVVHKDGENKGRQFYGCSLPRETKCNFFEWADQHFPSCHHGKRCLMRTVLKLGPNNGRNFYTCSFQKGKQCEFFQWAESGPGLAILPGC, from the exons ATGGTGGAAGGTCCCGGCTGCACTTTGAACGGAGAGAAGATTCGCTCCAAGGTCAAGAGAGgacagaaagtgagagagtTCAGAGGAAGCCTGACGAAGACAGCAGCG agaaacagcgGGGGACATGTCTTCCTCGGTTTCGTCGGCTGTGTGTTCTCCGGGGTTCAGACTCTGGGGAAGGAGCTGTTCATGCACTTTGGTCCGAGGGCGTTAAg AGTCCACTTCGGTATGAATGGATCAATGCGTATAAACCCCgctgagaggaaggagaggacggGCTCTGCACCAGTGCTGGAAATACACCTGACTAACGACGTTGTGTGCTTCTTTGACAGCACTGTGGAAATAAG GTTGACGGAGGACTGCGAGCAAAGGGTGAGAACTATGGAGAGTCTGGATGTGTGCTCCTCCAAGTTCAGCTTCTCCCAATCCGAGAAGGCGGTGAGGAGCCAGAGTAGCAGGAGGCTCTGCGACGTTCTCATCGACCAGGCCGTCATGCCGGGCGTCGGGAACATCATTAAAAACGAAGCCCTGTTTGACTCGGGCCTCCACCCGGGCGTGAAG gtGCAGCAGCTGGCGGACGAACAGATCCACCACTTGGTGAAAATGACGCGAGATTTTACTCTCCTGTTTTATAAG TGCCGCAAATCTGGCTCTGCCCTCAACAAACATTACAAAGTCTACAAGCGTCCCCAGTGCGGCCAGTGCTTCCACGTTATCACCGTCTGTCGTCTTGGAGACAACGGGAGGATGACTTACTTCTGCGAGCACTGTCAGACGGGAAATCCCAGCAGGGTGGACATCAG TAAGCTCCCAGTCAGAAACAGCCTGATTGAATGGGCGTACAATAAGACAGCCGGCGATAATGTGgcgaagaaggaggaggaagactggGCCTGTCAGCTCTGCACGCTCATCAACCAGCCAGCAGCCAAAGCCTGTGATGCCTGCCTCACTCCGAGACCTGAGG TTCACAAAGACCACGTCAGCACCGAGGCAGCCCCCTTCGCCACCGACCTGATTAAGTACCCCTGCAATGCCTTCAAGAAACCACAGGAGGAGCTCAAAATCAACTGGAGGTCCGGGCTCGGGACTTCCACCCTTGTTTTCTCCGACTTGAGCGAGAAGCCAAAGCctgtaaactccccgctctccCCTGCCGGCAGTCATTCGAATTCCTTGGCGGCCAAGCGaggtttaaataaatacagagtcTGCCAAGGGACACCAAGCCCCAATTATgcctctggtggctggcagaAGCAAAATGCCGAGCTCTCCAATGGGGAGGCGCTGGCCTCCTACAGTCAGCCATCCAAGAAAATGAGAATTGATCACAGTCCCTTTCCCAGTAACAATGCTCAAAATGGAACCCCCCACTCCGG TTCGCGCAAAACAGGAGCAGCCAGTAGCGGCTCCTCGGTTTCCTCCAGGCCCAGTGTCCCCTGTTGTGCATCCCATGGTCGTCCAGCTGTCCTCCGAGTGGTCCACAAGGACGGGGAGAATAAGGGACGGCAGTTCTACGGCTGCTCGCTTCCCAGGGAGACCAAGTGCAACTTCTTTGAG TGGGCAGACCAGCACTTCCCTTCTTGTCACCATGGCAAACGCTGCTTAATGAGAACTGTTCTGAAACTAGGACCCAACAACGGTCGGAATTTCTACACCTGCAGCTTTCAAAAGGGTAAACAGTGTGAGTTCTTCCAGTGGGCAGAGAGTGGACCGGGGTTAGCCATCCTCCCTGGCTGCTAA